The Metabacillus sediminilitoris genome window below encodes:
- the thiI gene encoding tRNA uracil 4-sulfurtransferase ThiI, protein MKFDHILIRFGEISTKGRNRRKFVDRLKQNIKVVLPEYTNLEYEGTRDRLYIHLHGEDHEGIVNKLQHIFGIQSFSLAIKCESDLSKIKESALEAVKGLYKPNDTFKVTAKRANKQFPLDTNELNYQIGSHILINTEGLTVDVKNPTINVRVEVRSEATFITCFDYKGAGGLPVGSSGKGMLLLSGGIDSPVAGYLSLKRGVELEIIHFFSPPYTSERAKQKVIDLTRELTAFGGKINLHIVPFTAIQEKIQQQVPENYTMTSTRRMMLKIADKLREKKQALALITGESLGQVASQTLESMVAINDVTNTPIIRPLITMDKTEIIAISKNIGTHDISIRPYEDCCTIFTPASPKTKPKLEKVSRFESFVDFEELINDAIENIESIEVSQEQKDEFSSLF, encoded by the coding sequence ATGAAATTTGATCACATATTAATTCGATTTGGGGAAATATCTACTAAAGGACGTAATCGCAGAAAATTTGTTGATAGATTAAAGCAAAATATAAAAGTAGTGCTACCTGAATACACTAACCTAGAATATGAGGGAACACGTGATAGATTATATATTCATTTACATGGTGAGGATCATGAAGGAATCGTTAACAAGTTACAGCACATATTCGGCATACAATCATTTAGTTTAGCTATTAAATGTGAAAGTGATTTATCAAAGATAAAAGAAAGTGCATTAGAAGCTGTTAAAGGGCTATATAAACCAAATGATACATTTAAAGTAACTGCAAAAAGAGCGAATAAACAATTTCCTCTTGATACGAATGAATTAAATTATCAAATTGGAAGTCATATCCTCATCAATACGGAAGGCTTAACGGTAGATGTAAAAAATCCAACAATTAACGTTCGTGTCGAGGTTCGCAGTGAGGCAACATTCATCACTTGTTTTGATTATAAAGGGGCAGGTGGTCTGCCGGTTGGTTCCAGTGGGAAAGGGATGTTATTACTATCTGGAGGTATCGACAGTCCGGTAGCTGGTTATTTGTCATTAAAAAGGGGTGTAGAGTTAGAAATTATCCACTTCTTTAGTCCACCATACACAAGTGAGCGTGCTAAACAAAAGGTTATTGATTTAACACGGGAGCTGACTGCATTTGGTGGGAAAATAAATCTTCACATTGTCCCATTTACAGCAATACAAGAAAAAATTCAACAGCAAGTACCTGAAAATTATACGATGACATCGACTAGAAGAATGATGCTAAAAATAGCAGACAAACTTCGTGAAAAAAAGCAAGCTCTAGCTTTAATTACTGGTGAAAGTCTTGGGCAAGTTGCCAGTCAAACATTAGAAAGTATGGTTGCTATTAATGATGTAACGAATACACCGATCATTAGACCACTCATCACGATGGATAAAACTGAGATTATCGCTATATCCAAAAATATTGGTACGCACGATATATCGATCCGTCCTTATGAGGATTGCTGTACAATTTTCACACCAGCAAGTCCGAAAACAAAACCAAAGCTTGAAAAAGTATCGCGTTTTGAAAGTTTCGTCGATTTTGAGGAACTTATTAATGATGCGATAGAAAATATTGAATCAATTGAAGTTTCACAAGAACAAAAAGATGAATTTAGCAGCTTATTTTAA
- the tpx gene encoding thiol peroxidase: MASVTFKNNPITLVGNEVKVGDTAPDFTVLANDMSPVTLADSKGKVRLISVVPSIDTGVCDAQTRRFNEDASKLNNVEVLTISVDLPFAQKRWCAANGLENVKTLSDYKDLSFGEAYGVHMKELRLLARAVFVVDANDKVTYVEYVSEGTNHPNYEAAIEAAKTAQ, from the coding sequence ATGGCATCAGTTACATTTAAAAACAACCCAATTACTTTAGTTGGAAATGAAGTAAAAGTAGGAGACACTGCACCTGATTTTACAGTACTAGCAAACGATATGTCACCAGTAACACTTGCAGATTCAAAAGGAAAAGTTCGCCTTATTTCTGTTGTACCTTCAATTGATACTGGCGTGTGTGATGCGCAAACTCGTCGATTCAATGAAGACGCTTCTAAATTAAATAATGTAGAGGTATTAACTATCAGTGTTGATTTACCATTTGCACAAAAAAGATGGTGTGCAGCAAATGGACTAGAAAATGTAAAAACACTTTCTGACTACAAAGATCTTTCATTTGGTGAAGCATATGGTGTTCACATGAAAGAATTACGTTTATTAGCTCGTGCAGTATTTGTTGTGGATGCTAATGATAAAGTTACGTATGTAGAATATGTAAGTGAAGGAACAAATCATCCTAACTATGAGGCTGCAATTGAAGCTGCAAAGACAGCACAATAA
- a CDS encoding cysteine desulfurase family protein yields the protein MLYLDNSATTKPYPEVLSTYLKVTEDYFANPSSLHKLGSEAEMLLNQSRKQVATLLGVQQGEIIFTSGGTEGNNLAIKGAALANKHKGRHIITSSIEHPSVLESFKQLEEFHGFNVTYLPVNGEGIVSLEHLEKAIRDDTILISIMHVNNEVGTIQPIAEIGQMLKNNQNILFHVDNVQGITKVPLDLKNANIDLCTISGHKFHGLNGSGVLFKRSGVDLLPLFSGGSQELQMRSGTESLAGNVALAKALRMATEKAAKRGQHLENLHKQLRVKLMNIEGVVINTPLKNAAPHIINFSVPAVKAEVLIHFLGEHDIYVSTTSACSSRSKTNSQTLLAMNKPQDIAKSAIRVSLSYESNEEMILTFIDTLSKGIEKLMKVMR from the coding sequence AAGTAACAGAGGATTATTTTGCAAATCCTTCTTCATTACATAAACTTGGCAGTGAAGCCGAAATGCTTCTAAATCAATCTAGAAAGCAAGTGGCAACCCTTTTAGGTGTACAACAAGGGGAAATTATTTTTACTTCCGGGGGCACTGAAGGAAACAACCTTGCAATTAAAGGTGCTGCACTAGCAAATAAACATAAAGGAAGGCATATTATTACATCATCAATTGAACATCCTTCCGTTTTAGAATCATTTAAACAACTTGAAGAATTCCATGGCTTTAACGTTACATATTTACCTGTTAACGGAGAAGGTATCGTTTCACTTGAACATTTGGAAAAAGCAATCCGTGATGATACAATCCTCATATCAATTATGCATGTGAATAATGAAGTGGGGACGATTCAACCTATTGCCGAGATTGGACAAATGTTAAAAAATAATCAGAACATCCTTTTTCATGTAGACAATGTGCAAGGAATAACAAAAGTCCCTCTAGATTTAAAAAATGCAAATATTGATCTATGTACCATTTCAGGCCATAAATTTCATGGATTAAATGGATCAGGGGTTTTATTTAAGAGGTCAGGAGTTGATCTGCTTCCTCTTTTTTCGGGCGGTTCACAAGAGCTTCAGATGAGATCAGGGACAGAGAGTCTTGCAGGAAATGTAGCATTAGCGAAAGCTCTTCGGATGGCAACTGAGAAAGCAGCAAAAAGAGGGCAGCATTTAGAAAATCTTCACAAGCAGTTAAGAGTAAAATTAATGAATATAGAAGGTGTTGTTATAAATACACCGTTAAAAAACGCAGCACCACATATTATTAATTTTTCAGTACCTGCAGTGAAAGCAGAAGTACTCATTCACTTTTTAGGTGAACACGATATATATGTTTCAACCACCTCTGCTTGTTCGTCTAGAAGTAAAACAAACAGTCAAACATTACTTGCCATGAATAAACCTCAAGATATTGCAAAAAGTGCAATTAGAGTAAGTTTATCATATGAAAGCAATGAAGAGATGATTCTCACTTTTATAGACACTCTTTCTAAGGGAATTGAAAAATTAATGAAGGTAATGAGGTAA
- the mbcS gene encoding acyl-CoA synthetase MbcS: MVREELLAPLNYNLVEEIEKHAKDATRIALKWENEQGERSEITYRSLLDKVNRIGNALLNQGLEVGDKVLVIIPRLIDAYAVYLGALKAGLVVIPSSEMLRTKDIQYRITHGDVKAVICYGLYTNEFKEIREYENLIKIVVNGSEADWLSLEELMTKQSTEMDIAKTKSDSMAFLSYTSGTTGNPKGVVHTHGWAFAHLKTAAKNWLSIEEKDVVWATAGPGWQKWIWSPFLSVLGSGATGLIYNGKFNPEKYLQLLDEYKVNVLCCTPTEYRIMAKVDNLENYSLSALHSAVSAGEPLNREVIETFQHYFDVKVRDGYGQTENTLLVGVMKDMEIRAGSMGKPTPGNDVIIINEEGLPCSIDEVGDIAVHKDTPALFKEYYKDHERTAKQYRGDYYITGDRAKMDKDGYFWFEGRSDDIIISSGYTIGPFEVEDALVKHPLVKECAVVASPDKVRGNIVKAYIVLKDHSKHVDREIIPLLQEYVKNQTAPYKYPREIEFIEELPKTSSGKIRRIELRQREEELKLG; the protein is encoded by the coding sequence ATGGTAAGAGAAGAACTACTTGCACCATTAAACTATAATCTTGTAGAAGAGATAGAAAAGCATGCAAAAGATGCGACAAGAATTGCTCTTAAATGGGAAAATGAGCAAGGAGAAAGAAGCGAGATTACTTACCGATCCTTATTAGACAAAGTAAATCGAATCGGAAACGCTCTTCTAAACCAGGGATTAGAGGTTGGCGATAAGGTTCTAGTGATAATTCCTAGATTAATAGATGCATATGCTGTTTATCTTGGTGCATTGAAAGCAGGCTTAGTAGTTATTCCTAGCTCTGAGATGTTACGAACTAAGGATATACAGTATCGAATAACACATGGTGATGTAAAAGCAGTAATATGTTACGGGCTTTACACGAATGAATTTAAAGAGATTAGAGAATATGAAAACCTAATCAAAATTGTTGTAAATGGATCTGAAGCTGATTGGTTATCGTTAGAAGAGCTGATGACAAAACAAAGTACAGAAATGGATATAGCAAAAACAAAGTCAGACAGTATGGCCTTTTTATCATATACTTCAGGAACAACAGGTAATCCAAAAGGTGTTGTACATACACATGGATGGGCTTTTGCTCATTTAAAAACTGCCGCTAAAAATTGGTTAAGCATCGAGGAAAAGGATGTTGTGTGGGCCACAGCAGGTCCGGGCTGGCAAAAATGGATTTGGAGTCCATTTCTATCTGTTTTAGGTTCTGGAGCAACAGGTCTTATCTACAATGGGAAATTTAATCCTGAAAAATACTTACAGCTTTTAGATGAATACAAAGTAAATGTGTTATGTTGTACACCAACAGAATATCGAATTATGGCTAAGGTTGATAACTTAGAGAACTATTCACTCTCAGCCTTACATAGTGCTGTTTCAGCTGGTGAACCTCTCAATCGTGAGGTAATAGAAACATTCCAGCATTATTTTGATGTCAAAGTCAGAGATGGATATGGTCAGACAGAAAATACCCTGCTTGTAGGTGTCATGAAGGATATGGAGATTCGAGCTGGTTCAATGGGCAAGCCTACACCAGGAAATGATGTAATCATTATAAATGAAGAAGGCCTGCCATGTTCTATTGATGAGGTAGGAGACATTGCCGTTCATAAAGATACACCTGCTTTATTTAAAGAATACTATAAAGATCATGAACGGACAGCAAAACAATATAGAGGCGACTACTATATAACGGGTGACAGAGCTAAGATGGATAAAGACGGTTACTTTTGGTTTGAAGGGCGCAGTGATGATATAATCATTAGTTCTGGCTATACAATTGGCCCATTTGAGGTTGAAGATGCATTAGTTAAGCATCCTTTAGTAAAGGAATGTGCAGTTGTTGCTAGCCCTGATAAAGTTAGAGGTAATATCGTTAAGGCTTATATCGTATTAAAAGATCATTCAAAACATGTAGACCGTGAAATCATTCCATTATTACAAGAGTATGTAAAAAATCAAACGGCTCCATATAAATATCCTCGTGAAATTGAATTTATTGAGGAGCTGCCAAAAACGTCATCAGGGAAAATTCGCCGGATTGAGCTGCGCCAACGTGAGGAAGAATTAAAATTAGGTTAA
- a CDS encoding NAD kinase, giving the protein MSDRRNVYFYYKKEEGLLEKINSIIEFAKNHDFNVVEDPALANIIVSIGGDGAFLQAVRKTNFRSDCLYAGIGIDETISLYCDFHIDDQDKMITAITESQIEVRKYPVIEVKIDDSTTFKCLNECSIRSSIIKTFVIDVFIDALHFETFRGDGMLIATPTGSTAYNKSVNGAVVDPMIPCIQVSEIASLNNNLYRTLGSSFILSDKRKLLLKIVQDGNDYPIIGMDNEALSIRNVKQLEYTLSDQPIKTVKLKDNSYWEKVKRTFL; this is encoded by the coding sequence ATGTCAGATCGTCGTAATGTTTACTTTTATTACAAAAAAGAGGAAGGCTTACTAGAAAAAATTAATTCTATTATAGAATTTGCAAAGAATCATGATTTTAATGTCGTGGAAGATCCTGCACTCGCAAATATTATTGTAAGCATAGGGGGCGATGGAGCGTTTTTACAAGCTGTTCGTAAAACAAACTTTCGATCAGATTGTTTGTATGCAGGAATTGGTATTGATGAGACGATAAGTTTGTATTGTGACTTCCATATTGACGATCAGGATAAAATGATAACTGCCATTACTGAATCACAAATTGAAGTTAGAAAGTATCCTGTTATAGAAGTTAAAATAGACGACTCTACTACATTTAAATGTTTAAATGAGTGTTCGATAAGATCAAGTATTATTAAAACATTTGTCATTGATGTTTTCATTGATGCGTTACATTTTGAAACATTTAGAGGCGATGGCATGTTAATCGCCACTCCAACAGGAAGTACAGCCTATAACAAATCAGTAAATGGTGCTGTTGTTGATCCAATGATTCCTTGTATTCAAGTAAGTGAAATAGCATCCTTAAATAATAATTTATATCGTACTTTAGGATCTTCCTTTATTTTAAGTGATAAACGAAAGTTACTTCTAAAAATTGTACAAGATGGTAACGACTACCCTATTATCGGTATGGATAATGAAGCATTAAGTATCCGAAATGTTAAACAGTTAGAATATACTCTATCTGACCAACCAATAAAAACGGTAAAATTAAAAGATAATTCTTATTGGGAGAAAGTGAAAAGAACATTTTTATAA
- a CDS encoding RDD family protein, which yields MDATFENVENSEAAYDQVEKIKSNDYNHLLAGFWIRLWAYLIDLLVVSSVNRILIYPLFELMGLNNNKSFIFSPVSIATALIFFAYFVLMTKYLNQTLGKMIFGIKVISIKEENISWGTILFREFIGRYISKTIWIGYLIVAFTPKKQALHDIFADTQVIHEKLYILKHNQVKSAE from the coding sequence GTGGATGCTACCTTTGAAAATGTAGAGAATTCAGAAGCAGCTTATGATCAAGTAGAAAAGATAAAGTCAAATGATTACAATCATTTACTGGCAGGTTTTTGGATTCGTCTATGGGCTTATCTAATTGATTTACTTGTCGTAAGCAGTGTCAATCGAATCTTAATTTATCCGCTCTTTGAATTAATGGGCTTAAATAACAATAAATCGTTTATTTTTTCACCAGTTTCAATCGCAACAGCTCTTATCTTTTTCGCCTATTTTGTCTTAATGACAAAATATCTAAATCAAACTCTAGGTAAAATGATATTTGGTATAAAAGTAATTTCTATAAAAGAAGAAAACATTAGTTGGGGAACAATTTTATTTAGAGAATTCATCGGACGCTACATTTCAAAAACAATTTGGATTGGCTATCTCATTGTCGCGTTTACCCCAAAAAAACAAGCTCTTCACGATATTTTTGCTGATACACAGGTTATTCATGAAAAGTTATATATATTGAAACACAATCAAGTAAAGTCTGCTGAATAG
- the ytfJ gene encoding GerW family sporulation protein, with protein MSDHPIQGLMKTAMENLKQMIDVNTIVGDPVETPDGSVILTVSKVGFGFAAGGSEFNATSPEEGDSQKTPKLPFGGGSGGGVSITPIAFLIVSSTGVKMLHLDESTHLYEKILEAAPQTVEKIQNMFKKNKESNSAATGNVQNQQKQDLDF; from the coding sequence ATGAGTGATCATCCAATTCAAGGATTAATGAAAACAGCAATGGAAAATTTAAAACAAATGATTGATGTAAATACGATTGTTGGCGATCCAGTTGAAACACCAGATGGAAGTGTGATCCTAACTGTTTCGAAAGTAGGGTTTGGGTTTGCAGCGGGAGGTAGTGAATTTAATGCTACAAGTCCTGAAGAAGGCGACTCTCAAAAGACTCCAAAGCTTCCTTTCGGTGGTGGAAGCGGTGGTGGAGTTTCCATTACACCAATAGCCTTTTTAATTGTTTCTTCAACAGGCGTGAAAATGCTTCATTTAGATGAAAGTACGCATTTATATGAAAAAATATTAGAAGCTGCACCGCAAACAGTTGAGAAAATCCAAAATATGTTCAAAAAAAATAAAGAGAGTAATTCTGCAGCAACTGGAAATGTTCAAAACCAACAAAAGCAGGATTTAGATTTTTAA
- the sppA gene encoding signal peptide peptidase SppA: MNGKRWGAIAIASCLFVFSIITSSTMMFIKNSEMFSDPFAANASFTEEIMEEGSPDNKILVLNINGVIQDTGEDVTSFFSSPGYHHQTFLDMIEAAGEDKNVKGVILRVNSPGGGVVESAEIHKKLIELKENSKKPLYVSMGTTAASGGYYIATPADKIFAAPDTMTGSLGVIMQSINYSKLAEEFGVKFETIKSGPYKDIFSPAREMTEDERKILQTMVNDSYNGFVNVIMEGRSLPEAEVRKLADGRIYDGRQAKENKLIDELGYFDDTVAAMKKDLGIKNAQVVEYGESLGLDSFLSMGASKVFNEEMELNNLYKMLSQPNSPRLMYLYSE; encoded by the coding sequence ATGAATGGAAAAAGATGGGGAGCAATTGCAATAGCAAGTTGTTTATTTGTGTTTTCTATTATTACTAGTTCAACTATGATGTTTATTAAGAACAGTGAAATGTTTTCAGATCCCTTTGCAGCAAATGCCTCTTTTACGGAGGAAATTATGGAAGAAGGTTCACCTGATAATAAAATTCTAGTTTTAAATATTAATGGAGTCATTCAAGATACTGGGGAAGATGTTACATCTTTCTTTAGTTCTCCGGGCTATCATCACCAAACGTTTTTAGATATGATTGAGGCGGCCGGGGAAGATAAAAATGTCAAAGGTGTTATTCTTAGAGTCAATTCACCTGGTGGCGGTGTTGTTGAAAGTGCAGAAATACATAAAAAACTGATTGAATTAAAAGAAAATAGTAAAAAACCTCTTTATGTATCAATGGGAACAACTGCAGCCTCTGGCGGATATTACATTGCTACACCAGCAGACAAAATATTTGCAGCACCAGACACGATGACAGGGTCTCTCGGTGTTATTATGCAATCAATTAATTATAGTAAATTAGCTGAAGAGTTTGGCGTGAAATTTGAGACAATTAAAAGTGGTCCATACAAGGATATTTTCTCTCCGGCACGTGAGATGACAGAAGATGAAAGAAAAATCCTTCAGACAATGGTAAATGACTCATATAACGGGTTTGTAAATGTCATAATGGAAGGTCGATCATTACCAGAAGCAGAGGTTCGTAAATTAGCGGATGGACGTATTTATGATGGTAGACAAGCAAAGGAAAATAAACTAATCGATGAGTTAGGTTATTTTGATGATACAGTTGCAGCTATGAAAAAAGATTTAGGGATAAAAAATGCACAAGTAGTTGAGTATGGTGAATCATTAGGTCTTGATTCATTCCTATCGATGGGTGCTAGTAAAGTATTTAATGAGGAAATGGAACTGAATAATCTTTATAAAATGCTTTCGCAACCAAACTCTCCAAGACTTATGTACTTGTATTCTGAATAA
- a CDS encoding class I SAM-dependent methyltransferase, with product MKTISKIENLFTVINETAELIAKECQYTYIEAVAETGENMFHSAILQEELSEIAEKSLKRKYESINIKSFDKEEIRKAFQLSILKGLKEGAHPNHQMTPDTIGLFLGYLVSKFAGNRKDISILDPAVGTGNLLTTILNYLPIENIDAYGVDVDDLLIKLAYINSNLQEHPIQFFNQDSLERLLIDPVDIVLCDLPVGYYPNDVEASKYMLKADEGHSYSHHLFIEQSIKHTKENGYLFFIVPNSLFETKEAPKLNQYLREMAVIQGFIQLPYSLFKDEKHGKSILILQKKGENTNPLKQALLVDLPKFSNKEAMNTIMKQIDNWFREHKK from the coding sequence ATGAAAACAATTTCTAAAATAGAGAACTTATTTACTGTAATAAATGAAACGGCTGAACTTATTGCAAAAGAGTGTCAGTATACTTACATAGAAGCAGTTGCTGAAACAGGTGAAAATATGTTCCATAGTGCGATCTTACAAGAAGAGCTGAGTGAGATCGCTGAAAAGAGTTTAAAAAGAAAATACGAATCGATAAATATAAAATCTTTTGATAAAGAAGAGATTCGAAAAGCATTTCAGTTGTCAATATTAAAAGGGTTAAAAGAAGGGGCACATCCGAATCATCAAATGACACCTGATACAATAGGATTGTTCTTAGGGTATTTAGTAAGTAAATTTGCAGGGAATCGTAAGGACATCTCGATATTAGATCCAGCAGTGGGTACAGGAAATTTACTTACAACGATATTAAATTACTTACCGATTGAGAATATTGATGCATATGGTGTTGATGTAGATGATTTACTTATTAAACTAGCTTATATTAATTCAAATCTCCAAGAGCATCCAATTCAATTTTTTAATCAAGATAGCTTAGAACGCTTATTAATAGATCCAGTTGATATCGTTTTATGTGATTTACCTGTCGGCTATTATCCTAATGATGTTGAAGCATCAAAATATATGCTAAAAGCTGACGAAGGGCACTCATATTCACATCATCTTTTCATTGAGCAAAGCATTAAGCACACGAAAGAAAATGGTTATTTATTTTTTATTGTACCTAACTCATTATTTGAAACGAAGGAAGCGCCAAAGCTTAATCAATATTTACGAGAGATGGCTGTTATTCAAGGATTTATTCAATTACCATATTCTCTTTTTAAAGATGAAAAACATGGAAAAAGCATCTTGATTTTGCAAAAGAAAGGTGAAAACACAAACCCATTAAAGCAAGCATTGCTTGTTGACTTACCAAAATTCTCTAATAAAGAGGCAATGAATACGATAATGAAGCAAATAGACAATTGGTTTCGCGAACATAAAAAATAA
- a CDS encoding DUF2953 domain-containing protein: protein MFWFIVILLFLLFLFIMIILTKITVTLDLNHSGDNDHFKIKFRAWYGLIRYTIDIPFVKVDDTGPNLIVKQKQKLGSDSEHNKGKNKEEKVTPDEVMNSLSDVKEITQHIVGLHKIVKRFLKKVKVKKLEWHSQLGIGDAAHTGLLTGAAWAIKGSVIGIISQYMKLLITPVVTITPEFNRLCSKTKLQCIIQFRIGQAMLAGIRFIKYWKGGRPKLKNNPFSFFTN, encoded by the coding sequence ATGTTTTGGTTTATCGTAATTTTACTTTTTTTATTATTCCTATTTATTATGATTATTCTTACTAAAATAACAGTGACGCTAGATTTAAATCATAGTGGTGATAATGACCACTTTAAAATAAAATTCCGAGCCTGGTATGGGTTAATACGATACACCATCGACATTCCATTTGTGAAAGTGGATGATACCGGCCCTAACCTTATTGTTAAGCAAAAACAGAAACTAGGAAGTGACAGTGAGCATAATAAGGGGAAGAACAAGGAAGAAAAGGTAACACCTGATGAAGTAATGAATAGTTTAAGCGATGTAAAAGAGATTACACAACATATTGTTGGATTACATAAAATTGTGAAGCGTTTTTTAAAGAAAGTAAAAGTAAAGAAATTAGAATGGCATTCACAATTAGGTATCGGTGATGCAGCACACACCGGATTATTAACTGGTGCAGCATGGGCAATTAAGGGAAGTGTCATAGGTATCATCAGCCAGTATATGAAATTACTTATTACTCCAGTTGTCACCATTACCCCTGAATTTAATAGGCTTTGTTCAAAAACAAAATTACAATGTATTATTCAGTTTCGAATCGGGCAAGCTATGCTAGCAGGTATTCGATTCATTAAATATTGGAAAGGTGGACGTCCGAAGTTAAAAAATAACCCATTTTCATTTTTTACAAACTAA
- a CDS encoding alpha/beta-type small acid-soluble spore protein, which yields MAQNNNSNQLVVPGAQQAIDQMKYEIASEFGVNLGAETTSRANGSVGGEITKRLVSFAQQQMGGSFK from the coding sequence ATGGCACAAAACAATAACAGTAACCAACTAGTTGTACCTGGTGCTCAACAAGCAATCGATCAAATGAAATACGAGATTGCTTCTGAATTTGGAGTTAACCTAGGAGCAGAAACGACTTCACGCGCTAACGGATCTGTTGGTGGTGAAATCACAAAACGTTTAGTATCTTTCGCTCAACAACAAATGGGTGGTTCTTTCAAATAA
- a CDS encoding acetate kinase → MAKIIAINAGSSSLKFQLFDMPSEKVLTKGLVERIGIGDSVFTISVNGENQTEVSDITDHAVAVKILLSKLTDLGIIQSLDEIQGIGHRVVHGGEIFNDSAIITEETLKQIEDLSELAPLHNPANLVGIKAFQEVLPKVPAVAVFDTAFHQTMPEQSFLYSLPYEYYEKFGIRKYGFHGTSHKYVSERAAEILGRPIEHLRLISCHLGNGASIAAIEGGKSIDTSMGFTPLAGVAMGTRSGNIDPALIPFIMDKTGKSADEVLDILNKKSGILGLSGISSDLRDNIQAEKEGNERAKMALEVFASRIHKYIGSYAARMSGVDAIIFTAGIGENSIEIRERVLKGLEFMGIYWDPTLNNVRGQETFISYPHSPVKVLIIPTNEEVMIARDVVRLAK, encoded by the coding sequence ATGGCAAAAATTATTGCAATTAATGCAGGTAGTTCATCATTAAAATTTCAACTTTTTGATATGCCAAGTGAGAAGGTATTAACAAAAGGATTAGTAGAAAGAATTGGGATCGGTGATTCTGTCTTTACAATTTCAGTAAATGGCGAAAATCAAACTGAAGTGAGTGATATCACTGATCACGCAGTAGCAGTAAAAATTCTTTTATCTAAATTAACAGATTTGGGAATCATTCAATCACTTGATGAAATTCAAGGAATTGGCCACCGTGTTGTACATGGCGGGGAAATTTTTAATGATTCTGCCATCATAACAGAAGAAACGTTAAAACAAATTGAAGATCTTTCTGAATTAGCTCCACTACACAACCCTGCAAATTTAGTAGGTATAAAAGCGTTCCAAGAGGTTTTACCAAAAGTTCCGGCAGTAGCTGTTTTTGACACAGCATTCCACCAAACAATGCCTGAACAATCATTTCTATATAGCTTACCATATGAGTATTATGAAAAATTTGGAATTCGTAAATACGGTTTCCATGGAACATCACATAAATATGTGTCAGAACGTGCTGCTGAAATTTTAGGAAGACCAATCGAACATCTTCGCTTAATTTCTTGTCACTTAGGTAATGGTGCAAGTATCGCGGCAATTGAAGGTGGAAAATCGATTGATACATCAATGGGATTCACACCTCTAGCAGGAGTTGCGATGGGTACACGTTCCGGAAATATTGATCCTGCTTTAATTCCATTTATTATGGATAAAACAGGTAAGTCTGCTGATGAAGTATTAGATATACTTAACAAAAAGAGCGGAATTTTAGGTTTATCAGGAATATCAAGTGATTTACGTGATAATATCCAAGCAGAAAAAGAAGGTAATGAAAGAGCGAAAATGGCCCTTGAAGTATTTGCGAGCCGTATCCATAAGTATATTGGTTCTTATGCAGCGAGAATGTCAGGTGTCGATGCGATTATTTTCACTGCCGGAATCGGTGAAAATAGCATTGAAATCCGTGAAAGAGTATTAAAGGGTTTAGAATTTATGGGAATTTATTGGGACCCTACTCTTAATAATGTACGTGGTCAAGAAACATTTATCAGCTATCCACATTCACCTGTAAAAGTTTTAATTATTCCTACAAATGAAGAAGTAATGATTGCACGTGATGTTGTACGCTTAGCTAAATAA